A window of Nicotiana sylvestris chromosome 8, ASM39365v2, whole genome shotgun sequence genomic DNA:
ccatttcccacaggagcataaccgtatagattcatttacagtatgtacattattaccccgattattatggatagcggtgcgaacttcaaaaacacctctttcgttatcatactgcaaaattgaatgccaatgtgctcgccgtctgtatttctcaaatctcttcataggcactggcataaattcaacaccctctccatcaattccgttgcagctgcagaccgtccaacaaacctctccgccatctgcttgaacgacattcgcaccatggctgtgacgggcaatcctcttacTGACTTCAATAACCCGTTCAAGGACTCtaacacgtttgtagtaagaattccccatcgtctgccaccatccgcatgcaacgtccacttttcagggtcatgttACATTTaccaacgataggctgcctcgtcttcttgcctgatagaatccatatgcctctggaatttatgttgttggtggtctgttgctgccatccataTCAAGtcatgtagatccttgttgggatgtgccttctggaaattggccttcaagtGCCTCACACCGTAACAGTGGTATGCATAATGTTCTTGTtatgcaggcaagttctccacagaacttaatataccaccatgctgatcagatattagacaaatacctaaaCGCTGTtggacaacgtgctctttcaggtggttcaaaaaTAACGTCCACGTCTatgtgctttcattggcacaaacagcaaaagctagaggaaatatatgtccattagcatctactgccacgactatcaatagcttgatatcgtactttccatagacatgagttccgtctatggatattacgggtcGGCAATGCGAAAAatcatcaattgctggcttaaacgcccagaacacgtaattgaatatgtattctggtgttcccggactctgcaagcttccattcaacaactgtctcggggttaaagtgttgcagtgcggccatgtactttggcatagatgcaaatgacttatcccaatcaccgtagacaatttcaaacgctcgtttgcgccCAAGAAATGCCTTttttcgtaatggtatggccatatttctggtggactgatgtaatgcactctttgattgtataccttatggaTGCTTCGAGGTgtggaataagtacaagagaaatcaagtcaatatccaagttgaagtgattcccgttgaatgtgtccatttcgcatgtgtgggtgggaatgtatttacccactttccaaataactgtcttcttcttggtcgcacgcaacatccaattacatggccaaaaccacttGCGGCAAACAGCCTTGTATACCATCGGAGTATACGCTTTTGAATCATTGAAGCCAggaattattggtggggccaggGAAAAGGAGTATAGCGCCAAAATACCAggcgttatatataaaaatttatgTATAGCGTCAGGATTGTGGCACTATACCTGCGTCGTGTCAGCTTTtgcagtatagcgccacaatatctggcgctatacattaacggttcggttactgttaatgtatagcgccaggtattgtggcactatacataaaaatgtaactttttttaccacctatttgtgtactttgagtccaaaagaatcaCATTTTGATTCCGGACCCATGATAGAATAGGCCAACAGGTAAAAAAGAAATGAATAGATTGTCTTACTACAACCCCAAAAACTATTATGTCAATTAATACAAATATTCTTAacaaaaatcccaaacaaaacTGTATTCTAGAAGAAAATTAGGCAAAGTATAAAACCTATCATGTTAAATTACATGAGATGTCAAGCTGGTAAGAGATGACTTAATCTCAGtcaatttacatatattttgttCATTAAGCAATCAGGTATACCAGCTGTAGATATCGAAATCTTAATGGATCgagttaaatcctaaattcaagatACTACAAGACCTTTTGAAATTCTAGGAGTCTGTCAGTGTTGCTTGGAAGTTACTCTACCAAAACCCTAGGTCACTCTTATAAAAAGGGTTATATAATCCTTTAAAATTTAGCTAAAAATGGAGATCATCTCAAAAATCCCATAAACTCATGGGATATTCACAAAGAGATCAAGATGCAGCCGGATAGACATAATTTCATGGAGATCAAATACATCCCATGAAGGTTTGCATCATCTTACGTTCGAGAACACGTTGTTCTAGCCCTCGAATCACGGAGATAATCAGGAGAGAAGAATCAAGGGAACAAACAGAATTGTACCCGCCTCATTTTATCAATAAAACTATATTTCTTCATATTTATATTGTGGTTGCAATTTATTTTTGTATCACAAATAATTTGTTGCAAACACCAGCATATTCAGACGTGCCCTCGATAACCTAGCGATTCTTCAATCTCCGCTTTTGAGGGCAGGAGTGTTTTGTCGCTGGGGTTTCTTTTTCCTCAATCAATTCAATTGTATCAGTCCTGAGATTGGTCTAGTATTTTTTTATGAACTGACTGGATCGAAGGTCAGATAGATTTAATTAAGTTCAATATCATCCCCTCTTCCCATAGAAGATCAATAAAAATTAACATTAAGATCCACCTTTGTCTAAGGAAAAATTACTTGTAACAACCATCTTGGTAATAGAATATATTATCAACACTTTTTATAAAGGTAAAAACTTCCAGATATTTGTATTATTAAGAACGGTTGCAATTGAAATGCAACATTTAAGGGATCGTTTGGTTGGAATAGGGcttatgccggtataagttatgttgggataagttatgctgggattaattatgttgggattgttgtttattcactgtttggtatgttgtattaagaatgacaattgtataatttctaagaagaaggtataagttataccggtgctaattattccaccctctataaggtataagaTATCCCGGTATTTTTAACACCTGGATAACTTATActtggtttgctaaccaaacagagtattaaggtggtattaaatttttataccacccctATACCTTTTTATaccccataccaaacgacccctaaagcTCCTTAAGTATGTTGGTTAGGTACTTGGGTTAGTGTAAGAGATTTTTACATTCATATGCCACATAGGAAACCTTTTTACCCTCATGTTTAAAGTTTGacttaattacacttagtataccaacttaccatttctataccataattaattaaggATATAATTAATGAGATattttttactccttaattaaaggatttTTGTTTAATTCCAGTATCTCCACTCATCCCTTACTTTCTCTCTCCTAACCCCTCAGCCCCGTACCCATGTTCTTTTTACCATACCCACGTTCTTTTTACTATTTTCCATCTTCTGAAACCACCCAATCTCCCTCTAAAATCATAGAAAATTGAAGAAACCCTTCAAACAAATTGGTTCCCCATTTTACTCCAATTGAAGTTCATTAATGAAGAACAACAAAGCTTCGAAAAAGAGTCCTAAAAAATCAGCAGTAACTGATATACCCTCCTTTGATTTGGGTGTTTTatccccaaaatcacccaaaaagcaAGGCAAATCTCCACATGCAATTGCAGAGACTACTCATAGTTCCTCTCTCCGACAAATCAGAGAAGAGAGGAGAACCAAACAAAAACACGATGTAGATGCTGGAGAAACTTCTACACCAGTCAAACAAGtcaaatgaaaaggaaaagagatttCTGTAGACGACGACTTTGTAGAAGAGGTCCCTAATCTTCGAACAGGAAAGAAAGCAAAGGTGTCTCCTGGTTCGAAAAATCTAAAAATGAAGAaacattcaaaaaaaaaaacctaaaattGTTCGGACCCAATCATTGGCGAAGGTAAACATTTATTAGTTTCGtttctaattttttttgtttggtttaGGATGGTAAAATATGTGTTCTACGTGTTTTAGACAAGTGTATATTAATTGTCTTAATTTTGAAGATTATTGTAGTTGTGATGTTTGCCTTTATAGTTTTTGatattttatagttttttttgtAGTTATACTATTAGGTAACTACAAACTATTTGAAGCAGAATTGTAGTTATCTTTCGTTGCTGCCTTTTTGTAGAAAATGCTTTAAATTGTATATATTATGTAATCATTTGTAGTTATGTTGTTAAATCTGTGTTCTACGTGTTTTAGACAACTGTAGATTAATTGTCTTAATTTTGAAGATTATTTGTAGTTGTGATGTTCTGCTTTTATAGTTTTAGATATTTTATAGTTTTTTTGTAGTTATACTGTTAGGTAACTTGTAATATTTGAAGCAGAATTGTAGTTATCTTTTGTTGCTGCCTTTTTGTAGAAAATGCTTTAAATTGTAGATATTATGTAATCATTTGTAGTTATGTTGTAGATAAAATGTAGATGAATTTATCCTTTTTATGCATTTTATTAATGtgaattaatttattatttgtgcagaatggaCAGTTTTTTGCCCCACATAATGTTGATTATGGGGTGCTTAGATTCCACACTTTGTGTGATCCTAGCATTCCTAGCCAGATTAAAGAGCTTCTATCCTCAAATGGTTTGAATCTTTTCAAAAATATGTGTTTTGGATACTTACTGTCTCTTCCCACCATATGCATGCAAAACCAAGCCATTCATCTTCTGATGAAGTATGAATTGACCAAATCCAATGAATCATATTTTTCCGTACATTTAAATGGTGAAGCATTAAATTTTGGATTGCGTGAGTTTGCATTAGTTACTGGTCTAAGATGTGTTACCTAGGTTACTGATTTTGGTTACACTCCCACTTATGTTAGCAAAATAATGAGCAGTTATTTTCCTAACAAATTAAGAGTGGAGAAGTCTTATTTGAAACAGATAGTAACCACTAGATCCTGGGTAAACGATGAAGATGCGGTGAAGTCGTGCATCCTTTATCTTTTAGAATTTTTTATTTGTCCTTTGAACAAAGATCATGTTTCTTTTGTAGATCACTTTAGGTTCTATTTAGTAGAATCTAGGCAGTATGAGTCATACCCATGGGGTATTAAATCTTACGCCTAGATGATGGAATCTGTATGTACAGACTAAATCCGTATGTACATTCTTATCTCATACGGGGATTCTCACTAGCATTGCAAGTATGGCTTTATGAGTGTTGTTCTACTGTCATCATTGATCTAGCTACAAGGTGTTCTAACTCAATACCTCGCATACTAAGATGGTCGGCTACTAAGGGGCAGATTTGGTTAGCTGCCTTTGAAGAGAAGATGATAAAGCATGAGTGAATAAAGGTATAGTTTCTTTTATTACGATTATACATTTACCTTCAACATATCTACAAGTATTCTACATTTTCTGCCTTGATCAAACTAATTTATTTTTCCTCATTCAGTTTACCAACATAGTTGAATCTGGAGACGAGATTGCAGTGCTGATTTTGCCCGATAAAATTGAGTACAAAGTTCAAGAAGGTGAACAAACATATGAGGTTCCCAATGCTGATCCTCCTACGTTGGAACCCAAACAAACAGATGGAGAAGAGGACAAAGAGTCTATTGTTGAGAAGATCAGTAAATTAGAAAAAGGAATTGAGCaggtaatacatataaactacaaTATATCTACATTTCATAAACTGTCTACCAAATATCTACAAAGTTGTAAATTCTGATATATATCTTTATATAATTGCATATGTTTTTGCATTGTATGTTAGGACATATTATGAAGTTAACAACTTACTATATTGTAACTTGTAGGTTGATAGAAAGCTTGAAGATTTTAGGAAAGCTGTCTTTGTAGAACTCGATAGCCTTCGAGTTTTTATAAATGATTCTGTGCAGTCTGTTTTGCAAATAATAAACATTAGAAATGTGCAAGATGATGTAAAGGTAAGATCTGACTTTTATTTTTATAGCAAAACAATTTAgacaataaaaaatatatacaaactaacataaaACATTCAGTTTGCTAGCAGTTCAACAAAAAACAATGACCAACAAAAAAACTTAAACAATCAGCATTTTCAGTTCAATATTGGGGAACAAGTGCAGGAAAGCACTAGCAAAACAGGTATCTACAAAATacctacaaaatatctacaatttgTGTCAGTGAATAATTAACATATCTATACTTATCcacaaaatatctacaattttGCTACACATATGCTACACCTTTCAAGCCACCATTACCCAGTATTATTTAccatttttaattataaaacagaACATATTGAAGGTGCAGTTGGTCAAGAAAATCTTCCACCACATGGTGATTTATATACATATTTTCAAGTTGCAGCTGATGAAGACAAATCAGGTATCATACTGTCACTCAGggatattttcttgttgtttaTAAATTTTAACATTTTTGTTAAAATTGATATGAATTGTGTTACAGTTACGGAAGATATCAATGCATAGTCCCCAATTCACGGAGTGACAGTAGCATCTCAGTCAGAACAGGTCATTGAGGAACATGACAATGAAGGTGCAGATGCACAGTATGTGTATCTAGGTGATTCAGAAGGATCAGGAGTTGAGAAGAATGGGGTCACACTAGATGATTTTGAGTTGCCCGACAACTTATCCCAGTTGGTTATATTTGGCGAGCCCATACAAGATGATGCAACACCTATGCATCTGGGGAGAACAAGGCATCCGGGAAAGCATGCCCGATCACCATTTATCCCTCTATACAGTTCTGGGGGCAGCAACTCGGTTGGACTTAAAACTTTCTACCTCAAGCACCCTTTCACTGCTGTTATTGGTGAAAATGTAGATCCAGATGTTTTAGAAAACGTCAACAAGTGGTTATACTAGTCTAGCGACAAAGGTTCAAAGAGGTTTGAATGCATAATTTGACACTTTCATTTCAATATTTATCTTTTACATATCTAATTCAATCTACAATTTTTTTTGTCATTTATTTGTGGTTACAGGAGGAAGACTCTGTTTTCCATAAAGGATAACCAAATTAAGCCTTGGTTAGACCTTGGAGTGGAAAAGGTTGATAAGAAGGAATAGTTTTTTTCGCTGGCTCACCCCAGACAAGTCCTCAATGACTCGGTAAGTATCAAGGAGTCTATTCCCAAGATatgatttgtagatattttgtctTCTGTTTTGTAGATAATATATGAAGATGACTTGTAGTATAAAGTGTAGATATGATGTAGacatgattgtaaatgttgtctttcTTGTATGTAGTGTAATTAATATTTAGGTTTCATGTTATGTATCATATTTGAAGATTACTTATAgtataaattttatatgtattttgtggacAGAATAGTTTTATTGCTGTATTTACTGTTTGTAGTgtaattgtagttattttgtagtttaTGTAGAATATTACAAGATTAATTGTAGTCTAAAATGTAGATATAATGTAGACATAATTGTAGATGTTGTGTTACGTGTTTGCCCAGTAACTGTAGGTAAATTGTAGTTATGTTTAGATTAGGTACTTAAACTGTAGGTAAATTGTACATTTACTCTAGGTAAATTGTAGGTAAATTTATTTAAATTGTAGAGCTGTTTTTAGACATCATTGTAGATattttttgtttctgtttttgtAGTTAATTGTAGTTATAATGTAGGTTTCATGTAGATTATTTGAAGTTGAGTTGCTGTTTATATGCCAACTATTTTTGGGTGCAACACATTAATGTAATAATATGTTACTTGAGGAAATGAGGCAAGTATGGCCCCAATAACAAGACCAGGTTTACCACAACGGATTGTGTGTTCAAGACCAGGATAGAACAAATTTATGAAAAGTTCATAAATTCACCTCCACAAGAGAAATATTCGATTGTTAAACCCCAAGATGTTGTTGCATAATATATTTTGGGATATCGACTACTTGCCAATGTTGTATGGGATGAAGTTGACTATGTCATCATGCCCGTCAATATTAAAGAAAAATCCCATTGGGCGTTGGTCGTTTTCGACATTGCAGACATGCAACTTTATGCGTATGATTCCATGGCCTCTTTACACAACCATCATGTTGTTGAATCCTGTGCTGAaaagttttctgttattattcCTTTGTATTTGTCATGCACTGGTTTCTATGGAAAGCGTAAGGACATTAACTTCATGAATACAAAGGCATACATCGAGAAACCTGTTACCGACCCTCTTAACATTCAGTGGATGGTTGTAGAGATTCCACAGCAAAAAGAAGGGTCACTGTAAAAGATCTATCTCTCTTTCTatgtatttaattctttttttatttctaattgtttggtaaatatttaaaaaaaattgtgtttctgcagcgattgtggtgtatttgttgCTGCATATGCGGAGTATGTTAGCGTTGGAGATTTGTCAATTCCCGCAGAAGACCTTTCTGATATTGACCAACATCGTAGACGCTATGGAGCGCTCTTATGGGACTATGCTACAAAGAAGCAGGAAGATGAGTCAATCAGTGAAAGTGAGGTTACAAGCAGACTAGCAAGGAGGAAGGGTGCACCTGCATTGAATGAGAAAATAAGAGTCCAGAGAAAGAAGAAGTAGTGTCATGTCTATGTAATTTAGTTGGTGCTAGTTTGTAGGAGAAGTATAGTACACAACTTTCTGAacatttcttttatgtttttattgtAGCAGACCTTTTGTTTTGTAAATGTCTATCCAGTTTAGTAGTTCACTTGAAAATAACTTGGTGGTATTATCTTCAGTTGTTTAATATTTACgcacttgttcttcattatctTAAAAGTAGTTAGTATGTTGTTAgaatacaaattatctacaaaaaaaCTTCAAATTATCCACAGTCTGAAAACATTGAATGTTGagattgtatataattttatagTTGAATATGTATATAATTTGTAGGGAATACCTCCAGTTGTATTTACTTTATGTATATAACTGTCAGTTCAAGTtacattaattttttttaacttgtagTTATATTGTAGTTAATAAATATTAACTGCTATGTACAGAATGTAAAAAATGGAGGTAGATGATTGACACAATACAGAAAAATATGTTAACAAACACATAAACAAATTAAAGTTAACTACATTATGATCTTTCAAAACTTAAACAATTACACACAAAATTCTGTTAACTTGAACACACTAACAATTATTTTGAAATACTATTCTAACTACACgctatttatttcttttttggtgcattcttgcaagatcttttgttatgcccttcaccTCCACAGTTGCCACATGACACCTTGTACTTCTTTGACTTTAGTTCATCATATGTTCTGTATCTTTCCTTTTGAGGTCTTCATGGCTGCTTTTTCTCTCCCGTAGGTGGATTTACTACTTCATCACATATATGTTGTGGCACATTCCATTTGCTTTCATCGGGAAGGGGATTTACTGGTATTTCATATGTACGCAGCTGGCTCTCCCTTGTGTAATACGGAGAGCAAAAGTTTTCATAAGTTTCATTCCTGTGCCTTAGACCTGCCAAAGTATGCGGACATGGAAGTTCATCAAGTTGGAACTGGCCACAACTACATTTCTTGCTTTCAAAACACACAATGTACCGCTTCACACCATCTATCACAGTATGCATATGATCTAttgaagccctcacctacaattacataacaaacagaaagaaaaatatttgCAATCATAACAGTAGAttatctacaatatatctacaatgtatctacaaattatctacaatctacaaattaactacaatttgtctataatttatctacaatctggaaacaatgtatattaattaattaattttctgCACCAAATAAACAGATCTTACCCTAAGTTTCTGAGATAATGTACTGTTTTTCTCCAATTCTTTGTTGGATTTGTACCCAAGGTATGTGAAAGTACCCTTTGCCTTCAATAACTTCTCTTTTGTCAAACGTTCAAGAAGTGTCCTCATATACTCTAATAGGTCAAATGTTAGCAGCTCTCTTGCCTCTTTTGTTACAGCATTCAACGACTTGGCAATGTTTGATGTCATAGTCCAAGTTCTATTCACCGTTGCATGTACTCTTGaccatctatgatagccaatatcaTAGAGGTATGATTTAACACGCAGGTCTATTTCTTCAATCTTCGAaatcctttcattaaattcatccagAGTGTATGACCCTGTTGTAGCAAAGTACAATTCATTTAATTGTAGATGGCCCTTCTTGAACTTTGCccttatatttgtccaaatatgccaCACACAAGAGTAGTGTGGCACGCCCGGATAGACAATTGATGTTGCCTTCAGGATACTCTCATTCCTATTTGAAACAACACATATTGAAGTTCTTTCACCATATGCTTGCTTGAATTGCTCAAAAAACCACTTCCACGATGCGTCGTTTTCCGAATCAACCACAGCATATGCCAAAGGCAATATTGCACCTACATTAttagtaaaaaaataattaactggCATATTTGAAAATGCATATGAAAACACAAATACATATAaactacaatatatatatacaaaaaaaaatatctaCAATGTATCTACAATTTATAAACtgcctacaaaataactacaattttACCTGCTGCATCCATTGTGCTTGTTGTCAGCATAATCCCCCTATAGGATGTTTTCAAGAATGTCCCCTCAACCACTACTACTGGTCTACAATATTTCCAACCACTTATTGATGTAAAAAGAGCAACAAATGCATATAAAACGCATTCATCTGTTGTCTTCTTCAATTTAACAACTGAACCAAGATACGTCTTCTCAAGAATATAAAAACATTTTGGTAATTTGTTTTAGGAGTCAGCCGGATGACCTCTCAATAACTGTAAAGCCTTTTCCTTTGCCctccatgcttgcatgtagcttaggTTCACTCCGTGTTGGGACAACATGTTAGTTTGTATGTCCTTTGGTGTGTAAATTGTCTTAGGATCACAATACTTTGGCATGACCATGCTACCAACTACAACTGCAGTACGTTTGCGATGTATGAATGTATCGTCCATTAAGGTGCATGTGTGTTGTCGGTTGAAACTCCTGATcttgaacattgcagaatcattaATTGATGTTGCCTTGAAGTGCCAATTACAGTTTTCTGCAACGCATATGAGCCAATAGCTACAAAAAAATACATTTATAATACAGGTTTTCAATGTAGATTTAACAAAATGACTGTTTTAACATAAAGTAACACACTATACAATATAGCTACTTTTCATCTACATATTACATATCACAAGGAAAATACTGTTTATAAAGGTCTTTTCACAATTAATATCTCCATGCCTTCTGTGGCTAGATCTTTTAATCCTGAATTGGAACTTGTGCATGACAGAATAGTGTCTCATTGCAGTTGCAATTGTTTGCTTGTCTTGATACACTTGTCCTTCTTCGATAACACTTTGTGTACcttcagttattatttcactttgatattcctCTATGACGGGAGAGgctggcatatcaagtaactgtATTGTCCCAGACGAACCtgcatgaaaataaaaataaatagtgTCATATACAATTTTGTAGAATCTTTGTAGATAAACTGTAGATGAAtagaaaattttgtagtcaatTTTTTTCAACATGGATTATAgcttaattgtagtataaatataGTAATTTTGTTGATAAGCATGAAAACAATATTGCTTTATACACCCTAGAACTGATTTAtagtttatttgtagataaaTGTAGGAATTTTGTAGATATTATCGTAAAATCAGGCTTCCATTGAATTTTAAACATAACAAACCTGCATTTGTGTTCTCATTTGTAATAgccaattccatattgaaatctcgTACACTTATGAGTAACGGATACGATCCTAagtttttattctccttttttGTCTCCATATACACACTAACCCCCATATTGTTCCTAATCTCCATTTGAGGACAATTCTGAttcacaatgtatttgatttctacaattttttcCGAAGTATCAATCATTAATTGCTCTGCAATTGTAGAAATCAACATACTGTAACTTGTATCCTCATCAAGCACAATGCCATCAACTTCAAAATCTCTAAATCTGCCATAGCTGTCCTAATTGCCATTAAAATGTAGCATGATTGGGATTTTGGACATGATTGTATGTCGTTGCTGAggtattattcaatattttgtcgcttttttgattttttggattAAGAAAAAAAGACGAAGAACAGAGAATCGGCAGAATTGATTTCTGCAATTTGACTTGAATTTGTTGAATATTTTGTCACTTTTTTGATTAGTGGATTGAGGAAAAAAGTCGACAAACTGAGATTGCAGAACTGATTTCTACAATTTGAAATTGAGCTTCTGATTTCGACgaattgagattttgatttgtAGCGATTGTGAGAATATCGAAGAACAGAATTTGATTATTAATTGAAGATAAAGGATTTCTGTGATatgatttgatttgatttgatttaCGCCAAATCTTTTTAGAAGATTCTGTTCCTGAATTTTAGCTCGACAAATTAGGAAGATTCAGCTACTATTAATTAGTATTTAATGATTGGTATAATAACTGTAGAAAAAATGTGGACAGAACGGATAAATTAGAAACTATacacatttttggtaataaggtttcatatatggtataggaaagAAAAAATGTAATACCTCATTCTGGTTCATGGGCTTAACAATACTCATCGTTTTTATTGGGCCTTCTTACCTTGTCAAGCTCCTGTATTCAATTCATCGACACAAGTTTGAAAATTGTTCACAGCcgaaaaaagttttttttttcttttctataatAAATTGCGTAAATCGCATTATGATTGCGATATATAAATCGTCTTTGTGACTGCGATTGGTAAATCACAATTGGTAATTCCGACTTATAAAATGCACATTTGTGAAATGCTAATTACGAAATAGCATTTGGTAATTGCAAATTATAAATTGTATTTGGAAATATATTAATACTAGTAATAGTcaaatttatgattatgaggatTCTTATCTGAATAATAAATACTAACACGGGGAATCCAGAAATTTTTAAATTGCAACTGcttgataaaaaaaatgaaaataaagacCTATTATGGTTTCAACAATCTCTTGTGAGTCTTCTTTTCAATTATAATCGATGGAATCAACCATTTCGCCACATAAAGAATAATCGATTTGAACAGGCCGTAAGAACGATTGAGACTTATTCATCAAATTTAGTGACATTGTTCATTTGGTAATTGCGATCGCAGTTGGTATTGCGATTAATAAATCGCATTTAGTAATTGCGACCTATAAATCACGTTGTACTATAACCACTTATAACTTGCATGTAGTAATTGCGACTTATAAATCCTATTTATTCATCATATACGACTTATTCCCCTCTATTAtcttttgcttttttattttttatattcctTCAAAAGCAACACAAGATTAAAAATTTTGAGCCCAAAAGTGCATTTTGGGAAAATTCGAATCCCATTATGTAATATTCTTTCTACCCCTCCCCATCCTCCTAGTGATAAAGAAAATGC
This region includes:
- the LOC138876225 gene encoding uncharacterized protein, which translates into the protein MSIVKPMNQNEDSYGRFRDFEVDGIVLDEDTSYSMLISTIAEQLMIDTSEKIVEIKYIVNQNCPQMEIRNNMGVSVYMETKKENKNLGSYPLLISVRDFNMELAITNENTNAGSSGTIQLLDMPASPVIEEYQSEIITEGTQSVIEEGQVYQDKQTIATAMRHYSVMHKFQFRIKRSSHRRHGDINCEKTFINKNCNWHFKATSINDSAMFKIRSFNRQHTCTLMDDTFIHRKRTAVVVGSMVMPKYCDPKTIYTPKDIQTNMLSQHGVNLSYMQAWRAKEKALQLLRVVKLKKTTDECVLYAFVALFTSISGWKYCRPVVVVEGTFLKTSYRGIMLTTSTMDAAGAILPLAYAVVDSENDASWKWFFEQFKQAYGERTSICVVSNRNESILKATSIVYPGVPHYSCVWHIWTNIRAKFKKGHLQLNELYFATTGSYTLDEFNERISKIEEIDLRVKSYLYDIGYHRWSRVHATVNRTWTMTSNIAKSLNAVTKEARELLTFDLLEYMRTLLERLTKEKLLKAKGTFTYLGYKSNKELEKNSTLSQKLRVRASIDHMHTVIDGVKRYIVCFESKKCSCGQFQLDELPCPHTLAGLRHRNETYENFCSPYYTRESQLRTYEIPVNPLPDESKWNVPQHICDEVVNPPTGEKKQP